Within the Ochrobactrum sp. Marseille-Q0166 genome, the region CTCAATATTTCAAGGGAGTGGCCTGTCAAAAGGTTTTCTCGGACGGGCAGAAATGGCAAATGAAAAGAATTTGATAGAGTGCCTGCTTATTCAGGAGACGAAGTATGAGCGTAGCTGAACCAGATTTTATCGATGTCGATGGTGCAAAAATTGCAGTCCGCAATCGTGCGGGGCAAGTTTCGCCTGGCATTGTCTGGCTTGGTGGCTATCGTTCCGACATGCTTGGCACCAAGGCCGTTGTTCTTGATGAATGGGCAGAGAAGACCGAGCGCTCCGCGCTGCGTCTTGATTATTCAGGGCATGGTGAGTCGGGTGGCGACTTCAATCAGGGTACGATCTCGCGCTGGCTGAATGAAAGCCTCGCCGTTTATGAGAAATATGCGCATGGTCCGCAGATCCTTGTCGGATCATCAATGGGCGGATGGATTGCGCTGCGCATGGCGCAGGAACTGAAGAAAACAGGCAAGTCTCCTGCCGGAATTGTTCTGATTGCCCCGGCCCCGGACTTTACTGCCGAGCTTGTCGAACCATCGCTGACCGACAAACAGAAAAAAGATCTGATCGAAAAAGGCTATTTTGAAGAGCCCTCAGAATATTCGCCAAATCCTTACATCTATACCCGCGCATTGATTGAAGACGGTCGTAACAACCTTGTGCTTAAGGGCATTATTGAGGCCGGCTGTCCGGTGCATATTCTGCAAGGGATGCTGGATGAGGCCGTGCCTTACCAACATGCGCTCAAGCTCGTTGAGCATCTGCCGGTTGATGATGTGACGCTGACGCTGGTTCGTGATGGCGACCATCGTCTTTCGCGACCACAGGACCTCCAACTGCTGATCCGCACGGTCTCGGCACTCGCCGAACGCATATCTTTCGGAGAATAAGTCATGCGCTTTTCGGTTTTTGCGTCTTCGGCGGTTGCAGCGATTGTCGGCTTTGGCAGCACGCTGGCGCTCATTGTAGCGGCAGCCAGTGTTCTGGGCGCAACGCAGGCCGAAACAGCGAGCTGGGTGACAGCAGTCTGTCTGGCGATTGCCGGCTCATCCGCATGGTTGAGTGTACGCTACAAAATGCCGATCATCGCGGCATGGTCCACGCCGGGATTGGCGCTGATCGGCGCAAGTGTCGGCTTTACCATTCCGGAAGCCGTGGGCGCATTCATCGTAACCGCTGTTGCGCTGATCCTCACCGGATTGGTCCGCCAGCTTTCAATGCTTGTTTCGCGTATTCCCGCATCCGTTGCTTCGGGAATGCTGGCTGGCGTATTGCTCAGCTTCGTCATTGCAGCTGCGAAATCCGTCTCGCTTGATCCAAGTTTCGTTTTGCCGCTGGTAGCGCTTTTCTTCATCATCCGCCTGTTCAATCCGTCACTCGCCGTCATCGCCGTGCTTGTACTCGGCATGGCTTATGCGCTGATATCCGGACGCATTTCTCAATTGCCTGCGCCAGAAATCTCGACGCTCACGTTGATCTGGCCAGAGTTTCACATCGGCGCACTGATCGGCATCGCGCTTCCGCTTTATCTTGTGACGATGGCTTCACAGAACCTGCCAGGCTTTGCCGTATTACGCGCATCCGGCTATGAGCCACCGACCAGCGCCGCTCTAAGGGTAACAGGGCTTTTCTCTCTGCTCACCGCCCCTTTTGGTGCGGGCACCAGCAATCTTGCAGCCATTTCAGCCGCGCTTTGCACCAATCCGGATGCACATCCCGATCCGACCAAGCGTTGGATGACTGGGCCTGTTTACGCGGCGTTCTATGTGGTCTTTGCCTTATTCGGCGCGTCGCTGGTGGCAATCTTTGCCGTGCTGCCTGCAACGCTGATTGCACTGGTGGCAGGTCTTGCTCTGAGCGGCCCGTTCATCAATGCCATGACATTGGCGCTGAAGGTCGAAGAAGAACGTCTCGCCGCAATCGTCACCTTCGCTGTCACCGCTTCCGGCATTGCCTTTTTCGGTGTCGGTTCAGCCTTCTGGGCATTGCTGGCCGGTCTTGGTGTGGCAACGCTTGAACATTTACGGAAAAAATTTCCGAGATAAACACATTGCTTAGCTCTCGCGTGGCGGGAACAAGCACGCGACATTCTTGAAAAGCCGCAATTGGTTTACCACGTCAAATTCAAGCCGCGAGATTAGCAAACGGCCCGGAATTCACGGAGTAGACCATGACCAATTCTGCATTGATCCGCCCCGCATGGACACCAGCGACAATTGCGCTGATGGTGCTGGGTTTCATCTTCTTCTGGCCGCTTGGCCTCGCCATGCTCGCCTATATCATCTGGGGCGACCGCCTCGGTGATTTCAAACGCCAAGTTAACGAGAAAACCGACTCTGTATTCGGCTCGTTC harbors:
- a CDS encoding alpha/beta hydrolase, which translates into the protein MSVAEPDFIDVDGAKIAVRNRAGQVSPGIVWLGGYRSDMLGTKAVVLDEWAEKTERSALRLDYSGHGESGGDFNQGTISRWLNESLAVYEKYAHGPQILVGSSMGGWIALRMAQELKKTGKSPAGIVLIAPAPDFTAELVEPSLTDKQKKDLIEKGYFEEPSEYSPNPYIYTRALIEDGRNNLVLKGIIEAGCPVHILQGMLDEAVPYQHALKLVEHLPVDDVTLTLVRDGDHRLSRPQDLQLLIRTVSALAERISFGE
- a CDS encoding benzoate/H(+) symporter BenE family transporter, which codes for MRFSVFASSAVAAIVGFGSTLALIVAAASVLGATQAETASWVTAVCLAIAGSSAWLSVRYKMPIIAAWSTPGLALIGASVGFTIPEAVGAFIVTAVALILTGLVRQLSMLVSRIPASVASGMLAGVLLSFVIAAAKSVSLDPSFVLPLVALFFIIRLFNPSLAVIAVLVLGMAYALISGRISQLPAPEISTLTLIWPEFHIGALIGIALPLYLVTMASQNLPGFAVLRASGYEPPTSAALRVTGLFSLLTAPFGAGTSNLAAISAALCTNPDAHPDPTKRWMTGPVYAAFYVVFALFGASLVAIFAVLPATLIALVAGLALSGPFINAMTLALKVEEERLAAIVTFAVTASGIAFFGVGSAFWALLAGLGVATLEHLRKKFPR